In Piliocolobus tephrosceles isolate RC106 chromosome 5, ASM277652v3, whole genome shotgun sequence, a single genomic region encodes these proteins:
- the CALHM5 gene encoding calcium homeostasis modulator protein 5: MTLFPYLAQFSLRRRTVVSDEERAPPLATATAVLTVTKAQHFPSLCISNMDAFQGILKFFLNQKTVIGYSFMALLTVGSERLFSVVAFKCPCSTENMTYGLVFLFAPAWVLLILGFFLSNRSWRLFTGCCVNPRKIFPRGHSCRFFYVLGQITLSSLVAPVMWLSVALLNGTFYECAMSGTRSSGLLELICKGKPKECWEELHRVSCGKTSMLPTINEELKLSLQAQSQILGWCLICSASFFSLLTTCYARCRSKVSYLQLSFWKTYAQKEKEQLENRFLDYANKLSERNLKCFFENKRPDPFPMPTFAAWEAASELHSFHQSRQHYSTLHRVVDSGLELSPEDDETTMVLVGTAHNV, translated from the exons ATGACACTGTTTCCTTATCTGGCTCAATTCAGTCTGAGAAGAAGGACTGTTGTTTCTGATGAAGAAAGAGCTCCACCCTTAGCCACTGCCACAGCTGTTCTGACAGTAAcaaaggcacagcattttccctCTTTGTGCATCTCCAACATGGATGCTTTTCAgggcattttaaaattcttccttaATCAGAAAACTGTCATTGGCTACAGCTTCATGGCTCTGCTGACCGTGGGAAGTGAGCGTCTCTTTTCTGTTGTGGCTTTTAAGTGCCCCTGCAGCACTGAGAATATGACCTATGGGCTAGTTTTCCTCTTTGCTCCTGCCTGGGTGTTACTGATCCTGGGATTCTTTCTGAGCAATAGGTCATGGAGACTCTTCACAGGCTGCTGTGTGAATCCCAGGAAGATATTTCCCAGAGGCCACAGCTGCCGTTTCTTCTATGTCCTCGGCCAGATCACTCTGAGCTCATTGGTGGCTCCAGTGATGTGGCTTTCTGTGGCTCTGCTCAACGGAACTTTCTATGAATGTGCCATGAGCGGGACGAGAAGTTCGGGACTCCTGGAACTGATTTGCAAGGGTAAGCCCAAAGAGTGCTGGGAAGAACTGCACAGAGTTTCTTGTGGCAAAACTAGCATGCTACCTACCATCAATGAAGAACTGAAACTGTCCCTTCAGGCCCAGTCTCAG ATTCTAGGATGGTGCCTGATTTGTTCAGcatctttcttctctctgctcaCCACATGTTATGCTCGCTGCCGATCTAAAGTTAGCTACCTTCAGCTGAGTTTTTGGAAGACATATGCACAAAAGGAGAAGGAGCAGTTGGAAAACAGATTTCTGGACTATGCCAACAAGCTGAGCGAGAGGAACCTGAAATGCTTTTTTGAAAACAAGAGGCCAGATCCTTTTCCCATGCCTACATTTGCTGCCTGGGAGGCTGCTTCAGAGCTGCATTCTTTCCACCAAAGCCGGCAACACTACAGCACCCTCCACAGAGTGGTGGACAGTGGTCTGGAACTTAGCCCTGAGGATGATGAGACGACAATGGTCCTTGTGGGTACTGCCCACAATGTGTAG